The Melitaea cinxia chromosome Z, ilMelCinx1.1, whole genome shotgun sequence genomic interval tgtttatttttaaaaatgtattggaTTAACGTTAAGCTGAGTACGGAATGCATTGTTGTGCATGTAATATCAAATATCTAGCAACTATGTGCTTTGAGTACATGATTGTAATATGACCAAGTGTGAACGCGACAAAATACTAGGTGAAGGGTTAAGGTCTTGGAAGGCGTGACtgaattattttctaaattgaaaaaaaaattactcgaaGAAATTTAAAGCTATGTatagaatcaaaaaaaaaatgaagtagcTGCGGCTGGCAgttaaatattttcaagtatATACAGCGGCAGTTTAAACGTATTAAATTACACTCACTAAGTACATACACGCAGTACGTGTAAGAATGtatattcttaaaaatgatATTCTATTAGTTAACATATCTGTAATACATCCAAATTATTTGCGGGCACAGCcagtatacatttataattataaacccagaccacaacaaacatctttATGACTTACACAAATGTTTATAACATCAGACCGAGACCGAACTTGCTAGCACTCCGGGTCTCGACAGCGCGTGTGATATCATTCGTAAGCCATAACAACAAATACTGTATAGAAATCCAGATGGGTCGGAAACAcgtgttaaatttaattggaagcttttatattttataaccacatcgttaaattttatttcctcATTCTCAGAGATGAAGCCGAAGAAGATTACGATCCACATCGACACCGGCAGGTGTCGAAACCGACTAAGTGAGTATGtcaatatcatatttataaaataacttcttCATTTATctgcattataaaaaaaatgagaacaaGAACGGAGTAAAAAAATAGcgctttacataaaaaaaatatgtaattacacgtaaaagaaatatattagtcTGATAAAAATACGTAGTAAAGCGGCTGTTCTTTtctatcgatttaaaatatttatcgagTCGATGACATATATTCCATAATCGGAGTACACACAGACAAGCACGCAAATACCAAATATCTCCATTGTTATTTACCTTAACAACGGTATTCGCACGAAACCAACCGTTCTCGTGTTATGAAGTAGTTATCATAGAAAcatggtagcgatcgttactcatggcaAGATATGTATTCGCCAACCAGTAGAACAGCGTGGATGAATCCCTAATTCTTCTCCTATATCAAGATGAAGCTTCGGTCTAGTATTGCAATGTTTAAAGGCTGATTAATGACAGAAGGTAATAGACCCTATTACTTTAATGAGACCCCTTGACATACAATTCTTGTCCTTATTTGTGAAAAGAAATAAGGAAATATTATTATGCTGTTCCTGTTAAATTTGGGGTTGTCAGGAAGTAATTATCATGTACCAAAGGCAttctatatatgtaaaaatgaatgtttgtctgtgtttcctttatagaatcgtaaactatgcatttgataaGGTCATGATCTTCAGCGAAGTGTTGGGCATGACCCATAAAGGTTTCCAAGGTGCGTAcgaccgaaaaaaaaaacgtagcaacgcgcgcaaggtacagctagttacataatattattattattgtaatttttttcatatcttATGTAAAAAATTCACGTAGAATCAAAATTTTAGATATCAAATTGGGTGAGCGTTTGTTATATATGATGGAAGACATTGTACATTATTATTCAGGAAAACGCCAATAGGTCACATTATGGACTGTGCGTAAACTAtgtcataaatacatatattccaGCTTACGGTCAATGTACAGAAAATACCCAATAGACAAAGGAATCTCATTTGCGAATTCTGACAAACGTGTCAATGGCCTCAATGTGTCAAATTAACAAATAGATTTGATGCtcctcgatcaaatttaaaaggaatcccgagtagaaattttttcgacttcctgagaaggaccggaccaggcatgcctgatcaggattagataaggcatgtaacgcagatgattggtctggacccgatcaggaaatcttagctcatcctgatcaggtccagatcaggaaatctcatctcatcctgatcagccggttcggtccggtccttttaaaaaacacgaatgtatattcttgaaaaaattgtttaacaaaaaaaaaaaaacgacgatattataaatgttacttaacataattattatgatatttatttccgtttattttttccaatgtattatttatttatgtttttactttagatattaattatttttatttatttttatgttattaattaattattataaattaaattttatttcttaacttctaatatttaactactaattaactatttcctattacttacgactgctccactgtgtagaaatggactccttgctagactgtcctaataactgtatatatactaagtgcgtttaaaaactttaatagcgcgattcaggctcagttcgcgtaatttctttcaggctatcctgatctggaccggaccgggtcctgatccagtatgccttaccatacttgattatattttacatcaggctatcctgatttggaccggaccgggtcctgatccagtatgccttaccatacttgattatattttacatcaggctatcctgatctggaccggaccgggtcctgatccagtatgccttaccctacttgattatattttacatcaggttatccttgtctggaccagacctggtcctgatagagcatGCCGGATCCGGCATGCCTCATTGTATCCTGAtacggtccagatacatgatctggttgagcctgaccttttttctagtcgggatgtTAAATTCCTGACAGACCGCACGTGCTACCTTTTGTCGTCACTGCACACTATTTCTGTGTTTCATGCATTCATTATACTCGTAGACTAGATAATCGTATATATCTTCCTATATTTGTGTAACACTTAGTTTTCTTagttcgatttctctgggattccatcatcagatactgttttttttttatcatggttactacacttgggatatctcgttaccaacaaaaaaagaattatcaaaattggtccataaacgacgaaattatccccgaacatacataaaatatatatatcgatgGTGGAAAGGCATAATGTATTAACCGCCATTTTTGGCGATATCGAGTTATATATACCGTTGGAATCGGGAGAATGAACTCTTTCGAATGGTTCTGGTTTCAGCTCGATCTGACGACTTTTATGGTCGTTAATACACCAGTGATTTTgaagtttttcatattttctcgTGTTTTAACTCTATAGTAAATAGTGGATTTTGTCATTAAAACACCTCATGagtaaaaattttatcttatgCTACTTTGCCTTGCTTGTCTTTAACcagatttaaatgttaaaacaatttaccaaattataatattatcatttttgtaattgatacaTTATACCCAACTTGACTTTTCTTGATCAGtagaattaaaacattttactctggttttaaatgttagtcattgtaagttaatacattttactctaCTCTAAAATGCCATTGTTTCCAAGATAATACATTTTACCTATCCAAAATAAGGTAACATTATGCGTTGAGTCGTTTTTCTGTTCTTTCTAGaatctattttaatacaataaaacaaatttacttggttttttttacaaataaaatcatagTGAGTATTTGAATCTTCGTACCTCCGCCAGTAAGGCAGATGTTCTACCAGACTCAGATTTTGAAGACATTCCTAATGTTGAGATAGATGATAACTGAGTATTACCTAAGAAGTTTAATTAAACCACTCGTTACGGTGGactgaaaagttttttaatagttaggTGTTaagattttgagttattttttgtaaatcttttaaaaatactgaaaatattaaaactgtcCAAAGAACACATTGTAGCTTAATTCTTTTTATcaagtattaatttaagtttaataatataattatatgttatatatatagtatgtttGTAAACGTCAATATGAAAGTTTAAttcagttttttaattgtaacttcatgataaatatattggagttaaacatttatttttcattttttttttgttttgttttaaagtttagtttGTGGCTTAAATGGTACTTAAGTGTATGGTTAAGCTTCTTGACCCTCTTTGTTCGAATACACTGATGTCTGTACAACAGTTTTACCAGGTTCGCATAGATATGAAAAGGTTACATAAAAGTGTTTACCTCTCTCTGGTCCTGACTGGATttgtttttaagtcattttacgCGATAGCAATATCACATTTATTtggatataaaacaatttacttgaaaatattaaattatattctgaaTATAAAACACTTTGCTTCACATTTTATGGATCTAATATTTggatataaactaattttacctATCTGAGATTTTATGGTATTTTGTATTAActccataaaataatacaaatattggacatacgttattttttattaaatgtatacatttgtaataaattttattactatttcacTTAATTTCATAGATATATCTCCAATACTTTAAAAGTTatgaagtttttaaaactttaatcgtCTCTCCTGAACATTTTACTAGATGGCGGATAATACATTTTGCCTTTCCAtcgtcgatatatatatatatcttcctATATTTGTGTAGCATTTAGTTTTCAGTTGGTTTATATCGAGATTGGCGTGTcctaaaaaactttttcgttaaTTAATTATCGAACCATGCTCGCAAATGGGTTTGGTGCGTTCGTTTTTGtctaaaaatcatattttgtatcttatttttaaattgataatgtTGTTTCACTagcattaaataatttcatttgatttttttaaaggaagTCAAACGTCGCTTGTTAAGATGGTATTTGGCTAGTTTACTGTACGTGGActagacaaaaataatataacgtaaCTGTTTCATTTTGTACCAAAGGCATTAGGTAGATAACATACGAATGTTCACAATAATACAGTGACATACATAGGCGAAATAAGACCACACTCTCTTTATGAATTACAACCTACACTGAACCTACGCACGTAACTatcttcaaataatatttaattgaataaatgcAATGACagataaaacctttttttatggGCCGTtgcctaaaatatttttgatttcgtCTCAAgatctacataattatgtagataaAAAACGCAGGGACCGAAAAATGATGTCTAGAATTATAGCTTAAAGTGTTGTTTCACAGTAACATCGAAACTCTAGTGCATCTCCTGAAGTGCAGCTTGGGAACTGGTATCCTGGCTATGCCGCAGGCGTTTGCTCGCTCTGGACTTGTCACTGGTGTTATAGCCACTGTCCTGGTTGGCATACTAGTCACCCATTGTCTGCATGTACTCGTAAgtcatttatttcaattacaataCACACGACTTCGTTAATATTGCAGTCAAATACTTGTAATTATCTATTGAAATCAGTTAACACAGCTTTTAATCGATTTTGACAAAAGATACATCGAATTTTAATAGAGAATATTTTATGTATCCGATACTTATTCATAAGTGGAACATTACCGGGTTATTATAGAACACTGTACTTGACAAGCTTACATTTCACATAATTTTAAACTGCTTTATcgtatactataaaataatttttttatcaacaatagtttattaaacattatacatatttacaattcagaacttaagaactaaatatttacagatagttttgatataaatcatgtccgcgtggaattgtgccaagaatgctggcagcatatccccgttgaatcgctaagCCGATTCTccgggcaaaaaatgcaccagtcctcttgtcaccagtggaggcacgaggagttatctcatttaaaaaaatttttgcactgctactccaaggtccaagtgtttcaaACAATTGCCTGAATGATTTCAGTTATAATTTGCTACCAAATCACCTGTTATTCCTTTTTAGGTCCGGTCACAGTATGCGGCGTGCAAGCATCTCCGAGTGCCTCTTCTTTCGTACCCCGATTCCGTAGCCACGACATTGGGCTGTGGTCCACAAGTTCTTCGCAAATTCGCTCGGCCCGCAGCTCTTGCAGTAGACATTTTTCTCGTCGTCTATCAGCTCGGCATCTGCTGTGTTTATATTGTATTCATCGCAGACAATATAAAGAAGGTAACCTATACCCACTACTACTCATAGCTGCCACTATTAATGCTGCTACTATTAATAGCTGCCTATTGGCGAATCCTAATTCGAGATGAGTACCCACGAtctttttttagatttaaacgctaatttctataatatagccgaaattgtaaaaatgactCAACTTTTAACCTGCCTCGGAGAGCTTGGATTTGATACGTAGGACAATAACATTTCAGTAACATTTTGAGATATGATTTTTAAGAGAACCTTGCATTACCGCATGACTATATCTTCTCATGCACTTTTTATTCAGATGCATACAATTGCGCACTACTGACAAGATTGCTCCAGATATCGTTGTTGGAATTTAGCATATTAATAAGCGATCTGTAACAGTTTCCTCGGTATTATGCAAGGGTACTGCAATTGGTTTAAATGGTTGAACGTCAGCGGCGGCGATGTGGCGCGGGTCACAAATCGTACTGTGACCGCACGCCAATAACCATCAAGGGCACTTATATGTACGCTCGTTTATACGTATGCCGGTCCTATAATAATCCATCAATTATCATCATCGTTCATTTGTCTATTATGGTGGTTGAACGAGCTAGcagatttatttctatttatgttAGTTACTTATTAATTTGCTGTTGCTTTGGAGCTGATTTCTTGTACCCtccttttatttgttttataatttagtgTTACTATTGAGTATAAGattgttataaatttagtagtcacgtaaaattaattttacttgatCAATCAGgttttggtttaaaaaaatcaaaatgaaattttaaattctaatctatctaaatatttacagtataagacaaataaaaccaatttcaacctcgaaaacaaaaacaatgtacaATGACAAGTATACGaaaaattgttaagtaaatacgaTCAAAGATTACCCAGAAAGTTCTAATCAGGTAAATGGAACTACGAAACAATAATTggatcttaatttaaaaaaagaatcattaaaattggttcacccagtaaaatgttatgaggtaacacacacaaaaaaaaattcagcctAATTGGGAACATGCTTCTTTTTTGAATtcgtttaaatatattgttaagttTAGCGAAATTATTACAACATGggtaattacatattaaatattaatatttaattattataatttttaaataacaaataaatacaaaataaaatattaactaatacaagacgataatacatatatattaggTCTTAAATTTCTCTAAGAAAAATAGATTTCCTAGATGGATTCCTAACTCGCAGACGCATAGTTGTGTAGGCGTTTCCGCTTCGTaacagtaatatatttttacaggtAGTCGATTCATACTACGTCATGCCGGCGGAGATTCACATGCTGATAATACTTGGTCCCCTTATAGCGTTCAATTTGATACCAAGTCTGAAACTACTGGCCCCTTTTTCTGCACTGGCTAATTTAATGACGTTTGTGGGACTTGGTATTGTGGTATATTATTTGGTGATTGGAAAGAAGCCTAGCGCAAGAGATACACCGCTAGATTTATGGGGGTCTATAGAGACATTTCCACTATTCTTTGGAACAGTATTGTTTGCATTAACAGCTGTTGGTGTTGTGAGTATGAgactatttctatgtttttgaaaattCAGACTTATTTTAACGTAAGCTCATATGATTTACTTTACGCTTAAGTTTGGTTTACGTTACTACAAACATGTTCTAACTTGAAAAAGCTCacagaaacaaaatattattaagattttcCATTTTATGAACAATAGTCTAATAATTCACTTACTATAGAAACGAGTAATTATTCTATTCAGGCTATTGCAACCGCTTCTCTTACCTTCGttttgcttttaatattattttgatttttaaataaataaacaaaaattattatcttcAACAGGTTATAGCACTGGAAAATAACATGAAAACACCAAAAGCGTTCGGCAAGCCTCTTGGAGTGTTGAACGTTGGAATGACAATCATTGTGTTGCTCTACGTGGCGGTTGGGGCTCTGGGTTACGTGTACTGCGTGTCAGATTGTAGAGATTCTATCACATTGGATCTGCCAGAAAAAGATCCGTAAGTTTCTTAAGCACATTCGTTGTTTTTAAAGTccattttttatatgaatattatacgACTGAGGTACCTGATTAT includes:
- the LOC123669036 gene encoding proton-coupled amino acid transporter-like protein CG1139, which encodes MDDKAESVRLQPVSDSAEASSPLPTKDEAEEDYDPHRHRQVSKPTNNIETLVHLLKCSLGTGILAMPQAFARSGLVTGVIATVLVGILVTHCLHVLVRSQYAACKHLRVPLLSYPDSVATTLGCGPQVLRKFARPAALAVDIFLVVYQLGICCVYIVFIADNIKKVVDSYYVMPAEIHMLIILGPLIAFNLIPSLKLLAPFSALANLMTFVGLGIVVYYLVIGKKPSARDTPLDLWGSIETFPLFFGTVLFALTAVGVVIALENNMKTPKAFGKPLGVLNVGMTIIVLLYVAVGALGYVYCVSDCRDSITLDLPEKDPLATSVMVIFAIAIFISYGLHCYVPVEVLWKGYLLPRVESSTPQKVRLYEYALRIGLCLLTFILAVAVPRLGLFISLFGALCLSALGICFPALMEICVAFPKRASAARTILFGKDVILFVIGVIGLLAGTYTALDSIIRSFAPTANA